The Urbifossiella limnaea nucleotide sequence TGGCGTAGACGCTCCCCTGGAACCGGGTGACCAGCTCGCCGTACGCCGCCCGGTCGCCGGTCTTCGCCTGCTCGACCAGGACGGTGATCTCGTTCCAGCTCATCGCGCGACCTTCCGCCCGATCCTTCCCGTGGGAGTATGTGTGCGGGTGCCCGCGACCCGGCCGGCCGGCCCGCCCCGGATCAGGGGTGGGGGGACGGCGGCAACCGGGCCGGGGGACGGCGCGAGCCCGCGCGGTGCGCGGGGTCGTCGGCGCGTCCCTCGGTGCGAGGCGGCGGCGGCACAGGTGGCGTTGCGTGCGGGGGGTTGTACCCGGGACGACTGGGTGATGGTCACCCGTCTGTCCGGTGGGCACCCGCCCGCCGCGCGGCCTAGCCGCGGGCCATCTCTCGCTCAGGAACCAGCGAAATCAGTGGATGTCTCGGTGTGACCTACACCACACGCGCAGCACGGTCTGGGGGCTATCAGTCGAACCCGGGGTGCGGGTTCTCGTGGGTCGTTCCAGGGAGCCGTTCACGTCGCGTATGCCGTGGGTCACCTCACTTTCCGACCACCGGGGTCGGGGCCGGGAGCCGCGTTGCGGGCCGTGTGTCGAACCGCTGGTCGGGCGATTGGCAGTCGCAGCCGGACCAGGTGCATCGACGGGACACCGCGGCGTCTCCCGCCCGCGCCGGCCGTTTGGCCGCTGGCAGCCAACTCCGCGAGGAGCTGGTGCTTCGCGACCCGGGCCGCCCGAGGGTCGGGGTTACCGGGACGAAACGACCGGCCGGACCGGCCGGGGGCTCGACAGTCGCCCGCATTCGCATGGCGGGGTCCTGCCGGCCCTCGGCGTTGTCCGAGGCCGGATACGGGGGCAACGGGAATTGCCCCCGCGACAGGTGTTCCGCCGGCGAACCCGCGAACGCGACGAGCCCGCGACCGATGCGATCGGCCGGGGTCGTCAGCTTCACGCTGACGGCCGTCACGGTCTTCGTCATGGTCTTCAGGGTCGTGGACATTTCGGGCCTCCGGCGGACGGTTGTGGCAGCGGTTGTGGGCCGCTGCCGTGCGGATGGAGCTAGGAGGTCATCGGGAACGGTTAGGGGGATTCGGGTTACGGGTTAGGGTCCGGCGGACGGGTCGGCTGGAACCGAAAGCCGGACGGGTAACTGTACCCGATCTGGCCGTTGGTCGCAAGCCGCTCCGCCCGATTGACCCACGCTTTCCAGTGGCCGGCACGAACCGGTCGCAGGGTAACTCCTCTCGGACGCTGGGAGACAGCAGGAGGTTCGCGGGCGGCGGCGATTTTTTTCGAGAATCTTTCGCCCCGGCGAGGGGCCCGCGTCAGCGGGCTGTTCTCTCCAGTAACTGACGCGCTCAGGAACAGCCCGCTGACGCGGGCCCCTCGCCGGGGCAGCTCGCCTCTGCAACGCCGCCCCTGTTCCGACTTGCGCCGATCGGTGATAATGACTGCCATCGTCCCCGCCGCTCAGGGTCGCGTCATGCGCCGCTTGCTGCCGCTCGCGTTCGTCCTCCTTGCCGCCACGGCCGTTGCCCAGCCGCTGCCGGCGGACGCCGAGGCCGTCGCGCGGATGAAGAAGGACCTGTTCTTCCTCGCCGGCCCCGACTGCGAAGGCCGCGGCGTCGGCACCGCCGGGCTCGACCGCGCCGCCGACCACGTCGCCGCGCAGTTCAAGGCCGCGGGGCTGATGGTGTCCTTCCAGCCGTTCACGATGCTCGCGTTCCCCGAGGTCGAGGGGCCGAGTTCGCTCACCTTCACCGGCCCCGACAAGCGTGTGCCGGTCGAGTACAAGGGCGAGTTCGCCCCCACCGGGTACAGCAGCGGCGGCAAGCTCGCGGCCGGCGTCGTGTTCGTCGGCCACGGTATCACCGCGCCGAACCTCAAGTACGACGACTACGCCGGCGTCGACGTGAAGGGGAAGTGGGTGATCGTGATCCGCCGCACGCCGCGGCCCGCGGAGAAGGGCGAAAAGCGGTTCGATACCAGCACGCCCGCCGGCGAGGACAGCCCGTATGCCGCGCTGCGGATGAAGCTCGACAACGCTGTCGAACACAAGGCGGCCGGCGTCATCTTCGTCAGCGACCCCGAGACGGCCGGGTCCGCCGACCAACTCGTCCCGTTCGAGGACCACAAGTACACCGACGTTTCCACCCGCCTGCCGGTGCTGCACCTGAAGCGCGTCGCGGCGTCGCGGTTGCTCCAGGCGGCGCTCGGCAAGACGCTCGTGCAGCTCGAAGCGGAGAACGACAAGGACTTGAAGCCGGTGTCGGCCGAGCTGCCCGGCTGGAGCGGCGACGGCGACATCGGCGTCAGCCGCAAGGAAGTTCAGGTCAAGAACGTCGTCGGTGTGCTGGAGGGGAGCGGCCCGCTGGCCGACGAGACGGTGGTGATCGGCGCCCACTACGACCACCTCGGCTACGGCAGCGGCCCGCTCAGCATGGGCGGCAACCCCGCCCAGGGAAAGCTCCACCTCGGCGCCGACGACAACGCCAGCGGCACCACCGGCCTGATCGAACTCGCCCGCCGGTTCGGGGCCGAGAAGAACCGCCGCGGCCGGCGCCTGGTGTTCGTCGCCTTCACCGGCGAGGAGCGCGGCCTGTTCGGCTCGAAGTATTACTGTGAACACCCGGTCGTGCCGCTGGCGAAGACGGCGGCGATGGTGAACCTCGACATGATCGGCCGGCTGCGGCCCGGCGCTGGCGACTGGCTCGGGCTCACCACCAAGCCGCGGATGGTCGTGTACGGCACCGGCACCGGCGACTCGTTTGAGCGAACCGTGTCCGCCGCGGAGTCGCGGTACGGGCTGAAGATCGTCAAGATTCCCGGCGGCATCGGCCGCAGCGACCACGAGTCGTTCTACCGCAAGAAGGTGCCGGTGCTGTTCCTGTTCACCGGCCTCCACGACGAGTACCACCGCCCGGCCGACATCCCCGAGACGATCGACGTGCCGGCGATGGCCACCGTCGTGGCGCTGTGCGAAGACCTGGTCCTCGACCTGAGTTCGTCGCTGGCCCGGCCGCGCTACCAGGAGGCGGCGGGCGGGTTCGAAGACCCGCTGAACCCGCACGCGGGGACCGGCGTGAAGATGGCCGCGGTGCGGCTCGGCGTCCGGCCCGACTACGGCTACATGGGCGGCGACGGGATGCGGATCGAGGGCACGACCGGCGGCGGGCTCGCCCAGAAGACCGGGCTGCGCGAGGGCGACGTGATCGTGGAGATCGCCGGCGTGCCGGTGCGGAGCGTGCAGGGCTACATGTCGGCGATGGCGACGCGGCGTGCGGGGCAGGCGTTCGAGCTGGTCATCCTGCGCGGCGGGAAGCGGGTGCCGCTGCGGGTCATGCCGTAGAACGTGGCCCGGGACGGTGTTTGATGACCGAACTGGACCGCCCCCCGTTCGTCGACGCCGGCGGCGGGGTGCAGGTCAGTAAGCGGGAGCGGGACCCCGCCCTGGTCCCGTCCGGCAGGGTCTCGTCGTCGGGCACGATCCTCACGGGCCGGTCCATCTCCAGCTGAGCCTTCAATCCGAGCGAGCGGAGGAGCTGGTTCGTCAGCGCCTCGCAGTTCGGGTAGCGGTCCTGCGGCACCGGCGACAGTGCCCGGCTCAGTGCCAGCCGCTCGGCCGGGCTCAGCGCCGACAGGTCGGCGGCCGGTCGGGCGTAGGACTTCGGCAGTTCACCACTCGGGGCTGGCGGGTACGGGAAGCAGCCGACGCGGAGCACGTGGTAGGTCACCGCCAGGCTGAACTGGTCGGAGTAGTCGGTCTGGTAGCCCTGGAGCACCTCGGGGGCGGCGTAGTCGCGGGTGCCGTGCCGCGGGCACGGGGTCGTCGGCCCGTTGGTCGCCGTCGCCACGCCGTAGTCGGTCAGTTTCGCGACGTCGCCGAAGAGGAGCACGTTGTTCGGCTTGATGTCGCCGTGCTGGAAGCCGACCTTCCGCCCGTCGCGGACGTGCTTACGGGCGTTGAGGAAGTCCAGCGCCTGGCCGACCTGCCACAGGTAGAGCCCGAGTTGGGCCGGCGGGATCGGCTGGCGGAGCTCGTCGGAGTACAAGAACATCAGGTCGAGGAGCGTCGCCTCGGCCAGTTCCATTGCCGTGACGACGTACCCGGGCACCGTGAAGACGGCGTGCGTGCGGACGAGGTACGGGTGCTCCATCGCCTGGAACGACTGCACACTCCGCAGCTCGCGCGAGGTGGTGGAGGCGTTCGAGCTGAGCATGAACTTGAGGGCGACCGGGCCGCTGGGGCTGTCGGACTCCCAAACCTCGGCGAACCCGCCGCGGCCGCGGACCCGCTTCAGACGGTATCCCGGTGCCGGTTCGGCGCCGACGGCCGGGGCGAACGCCCCCGGTGTCGTGGACCGGACTTTGGGGAAAGACATCGACACGGCGCCTCACAGGTCCGTCGCACCCGGTCCGGGCCGGGTCCGCGAACAACCCTAGCACACGGTTGCATTCAAAGGCGCGAGCGCGACCCAAAGTTTCGGCCCCGGCAGAAAATCGTACACAGGTCACGCGCCGGTAGGGTTCCACGGCCCTCTCAACTCGAGCGCCGGGAGAAGGCTGACCGACCAGCGTACCGGCCGCCCGTTCTCGTACGGCATGACGCCGTGGAACTGTGGAAGTGACGGGTCGAACACGAACGGTAGGAAGTGTCGGTCGCCCTCCCACAGCGGGAGCTCAGGCACCCGCTCCAGTTCAACCCATTCCAGTGTGCCCTCGGCGTTCGCGGCCGGCGGCGTGCCGTGGAAGGCGAAGACGCGGAAGACGAAGCCGAACCAGTCCTCGCCACCTTTCCCGAAGCCCGGCCAGGAGACGGTGCCGGCGAGCTGGACGGCGTCGCACTCGATGCCGGCTTCCTCCCGGAGCTCGCGGCGCATCCCGGCGACCACATCCTCGCCGGGTTCGAGCTTGCCGCCGAGGCCGTTGTACTTGCCGAGGTGCGCGTCGCCGGGCCGTGCGGTGCGGTGGACCATGAGCACCCGCCTGCGGTCGGGCGAGAACACGTAGCCGAGCGTGGCGAGGATCGGGGTGTAGGGCATGGCCGGATCAGGGGAAATGGGCCAGGGGACAATGCTCTTACGGTTCTGGAGTGCCTCCTGTCCCCGGGCTCCTGTCTCCTGGGAGGCCGGCGATCACCTTCCGCACAGCGGCCAGATCCTCGTCGGACACGCCCTCGCGCCGCCGGTACCGCCGCTCCAGCGCGTCCAGCAGCGTCTCCCACATGTCCCGGGTCGGCACGACCGTGCGGTCCCACTCGGTGCGGCGGCGGAAGCGGACCTGGAACCGCCACGCCCGCGCGAACTTCTCGACCCGTACGTACCGCTTCTCGCCGGTGTCCGGGTCGTCGTCGGTCCACTCGATGCTCATCGGCGGGCTCCGGGCTGGGCGTAGAATCAGGATAGCGTGATCCCGGCCGGCCGGGGTATCCTGCCGCCGGCGAGACCCGCACCATGCTGATCCACCACGACCACACGAAGCCCGTCGCCGCCCTCGCGTTTTCGCCGGACGGCGCCGCCCTCGCGTCCGCCGGCCGCGACGGGGCCGTGTGGGTCCGCTCCGAGGCCGGAGCCGAACTCCTCGTCGAACCGCACCCGAAGGCACCCGAGGTATTCGGCCTGACGTTCCTCGCCGACGGCGGCCTGGCGGTCGGCCACGCCCACGGCTGGCACCTGTACCGCCGCACCGACGGCAGCTGGCGGGCGTTCGGGCCGCCGGCGCCGGCGGGGGTGAACGGCGTCGCCGCGGCCGGCCCGCACTGGCTGGCCGTCGGCACCGGCGACCGCGACAAGCCGACGCCGGGCGCATTCGAACTGTGGGACGTGGCGGCCGAGAAGCGGATCGGCCCGGCGTTCCGCGAGCCGAACGGCGTTCGCGCCGTTGCGGCCGCCCCCAACGCCGGCGTGGTGGCGTGGGCGACCGGGCACATGAAGGCGACCGCGTGGGACGTGCGCAAGCGCGACCCGGTTCACTTCCCGCTCAAGCACACCGCTTCGGCCGTTGCCCTGTCGCCCAGCGGTTCCACGCTCGCGGTCACGGCCGACTGGCTCGTCGCGTTGTTCGACGTTCCGAAGCGACAGCCGCGGGGCACGCTGAAGGGGCACAAGGGGCGGGTCACGTCGCTGGCATTCAGCCCGGACGGCGCCACGCTCGTGACCGGTAGTTGGGACCAGACGGTGCGCCTGTGGGACGCCGCGACCGGCGCCGATCGGATGGCGCTGACGTGGCCGGTGGGGAAGGTGACGGCGCTCGCGTTCGCCCCGGACG carries:
- a CDS encoding serine/threonine-protein kinase, translated to MSFPKVRSTTPGAFAPAVGAEPAPGYRLKRVRGRGGFAEVWESDSPSGPVALKFMLSSNASTTSRELRSVQSFQAMEHPYLVRTHAVFTVPGYVVTAMELAEATLLDLMFLYSDELRQPIPPAQLGLYLWQVGQALDFLNARKHVRDGRKVGFQHGDIKPNNVLLFGDVAKLTDYGVATATNGPTTPCPRHGTRDYAAPEVLQGYQTDYSDQFSLAVTYHVLRVGCFPYPPAPSGELPKSYARPAADLSALSPAERLALSRALSPVPQDRYPNCEALTNQLLRSLGLKAQLEMDRPVRIVPDDETLPDGTRAGSRSRLLTCTPPPASTNGGRSSSVIKHRPGPRSTA
- a CDS encoding WD40 repeat domain-containing protein, yielding MLIHHDHTKPVAALAFSPDGAALASAGRDGAVWVRSEAGAELLVEPHPKAPEVFGLTFLADGGLAVGHAHGWHLYRRTDGSWRAFGPPAPAGVNGVAAAGPHWLAVGTGDRDKPTPGAFELWDVAAEKRIGPAFREPNGVRAVAAAPNAGVVAWATGHMKATAWDVRKRDPVHFPLKHTASAVALSPSGSTLAVTADWLVALFDVPKRQPRGTLKGHKGRVTSLAFSPDGATLVTGSWDQTVRLWDAATGADRMALTWPVGKVTALAFAPDGLRAAAGGDGGAVVVWDVD
- a CDS encoding NUDIX hydrolase, yielding MPYTPILATLGYVFSPDRRRVLMVHRTARPGDAHLGKYNGLGGKLEPGEDVVAGMRRELREEAGIECDAVQLAGTVSWPGFGKGGEDWFGFVFRVFAFHGTPPAANAEGTLEWVELERVPELPLWEGDRHFLPFVFDPSLPQFHGVMPYENGRPVRWSVSLLPALELRGPWNPTGA
- a CDS encoding M20/M25/M40 family metallo-hydrolase, whose amino-acid sequence is MRRLLPLAFVLLAATAVAQPLPADAEAVARMKKDLFFLAGPDCEGRGVGTAGLDRAADHVAAQFKAAGLMVSFQPFTMLAFPEVEGPSSLTFTGPDKRVPVEYKGEFAPTGYSSGGKLAAGVVFVGHGITAPNLKYDDYAGVDVKGKWVIVIRRTPRPAEKGEKRFDTSTPAGEDSPYAALRMKLDNAVEHKAAGVIFVSDPETAGSADQLVPFEDHKYTDVSTRLPVLHLKRVAASRLLQAALGKTLVQLEAENDKDLKPVSAELPGWSGDGDIGVSRKEVQVKNVVGVLEGSGPLADETVVIGAHYDHLGYGSGPLSMGGNPAQGKLHLGADDNASGTTGLIELARRFGAEKNRRGRRLVFVAFTGEERGLFGSKYYCEHPVVPLAKTAAMVNLDMIGRLRPGAGDWLGLTTKPRMVVYGTGTGDSFERTVSAAESRYGLKIVKIPGGIGRSDHESFYRKKVPVLFLFTGLHDEYHRPADIPETIDVPAMATVVALCEDLVLDLSSSLARPRYQEAAGGFEDPLNPHAGTGVKMAAVRLGVRPDYGYMGGDGMRIEGTTGGGLAQKTGLREGDVIVEIAGVPVRSVQGYMSAMATRRAGQAFELVILRGGKRVPLRVMP